The following are encoded together in the Streptomyces rapamycinicus NRRL 5491 genome:
- a CDS encoding FecCD family ABC transporter permease, whose amino-acid sequence MSATKSHTAHPGVRPAGYGLIRIRSKGHAGRGGRGGRGGSFLLHRRSALVAIGLALATAAACVTYLCVGESFVAPGDAVKAVLHTQWGLGQATPNDLVVGTLRLPRMTLGLMVGAAFGIAGALIQTVARNPLASPDIIGVSQGASAVTVGAMTYGVSSYTVLPYLSVAGGLAAAALVYVFAWRGGLQAARFVLIGIGFAVALRSITQLFLTKGDYLVAQQAKVWMTGSLNGRGWGEATPLGWALLVLLPGVLWAARAQRTVSMDDDTATALGVRLGRARLGLVALGVVLASMATGAAGPVDFVALLAPQIARRMTRTAQIPLLCSALTGAFIVVTADLLARKLFAPTELPVGVLTAAVGAPYLIHLLLSSGGRGRKGGTAA is encoded by the coding sequence GTGAGCGCGACGAAGAGCCACACCGCCCACCCGGGGGTCCGCCCGGCCGGGTACGGCCTGATCCGTATCAGGAGCAAAGGTCATGCTGGACGTGGTGGACGTGGCGGACGTGGCGGATCGTTCCTGCTGCACCGCCGCTCGGCCCTCGTCGCGATCGGGCTGGCCCTGGCCACCGCCGCCGCCTGCGTGACGTATCTGTGCGTCGGCGAGAGCTTCGTCGCTCCGGGCGACGCAGTGAAGGCCGTCCTGCACACCCAGTGGGGCCTCGGCCAGGCCACCCCGAACGACCTCGTCGTCGGCACGCTGCGGCTGCCCCGGATGACGCTCGGCCTGATGGTCGGCGCCGCCTTCGGCATCGCGGGCGCGCTGATCCAGACGGTGGCCCGCAACCCCCTCGCCAGCCCCGACATCATCGGCGTAAGCCAGGGCGCGAGCGCGGTCACCGTGGGCGCGATGACCTACGGGGTCAGCTCCTACACCGTCCTGCCGTACCTCTCCGTCGCGGGCGGTCTCGCCGCCGCCGCGCTGGTGTACGTCTTCGCCTGGCGCGGCGGGCTCCAGGCGGCCCGCTTCGTGCTCATCGGCATCGGCTTCGCCGTCGCGCTGCGCTCGATCACCCAGCTCTTCCTGACCAAGGGCGATTATCTCGTGGCCCAGCAGGCGAAGGTGTGGATGACCGGTTCGCTCAACGGACGCGGCTGGGGCGAGGCCACTCCCCTCGGCTGGGCGCTGCTGGTGCTGCTGCCCGGTGTGCTGTGGGCGGCGCGGGCTCAGCGCACGGTGTCCATGGACGACGACACGGCCACCGCGCTGGGCGTACGGCTCGGGCGGGCGCGGCTGGGCCTGGTGGCCCTCGGCGTCGTACTCGCGTCGATGGCGACGGGGGCGGCCGGCCCGGTGGACTTCGTGGCGCTGCTCGCCCCGCAGATCGCCCGCCGGATGACCCGCACCGCCCAGATCCCGCTGCTGTGCTCGGCCCTGACCGGAGCGTTCATCGTCGTCACCGCCGATCTGCTGGCCCGCAAGCTGTTCGCGCCGACCGAATTGCCGGTGGGTGTGCTGACGGCGGCGGTCGGCGCCCCGTATCTGATCCACCTGCTGCTGTCTTCCGGGGGACGCGGCCGTAAGGGAGGCACCGCCGCATGA
- a CDS encoding cold-shock protein, which yields MPTGKVKWFNSEKGFGFLSRDDGGDVFVHSSVLPEGVDSLKPGQRVEFGVVAGNRGDQALSVTVLDPTPSVAAAQRRKPDELASIVQDLTTLLENVTQQLERGRYPDKAHGHKIAGMLRAVADQLDV from the coding sequence GTGCCTACCGGCAAGGTCAAGTGGTTCAACAGTGAGAAGGGCTTTGGCTTTCTCTCCCGCGATGACGGTGGCGACGTCTTCGTTCACTCGTCGGTGCTTCCGGAAGGCGTCGACTCACTGAAGCCGGGGCAGCGCGTGGAATTCGGCGTGGTGGCCGGAAATCGCGGGGATCAGGCATTGTCCGTCACCGTTCTCGATCCGACTCCCTCCGTGGCGGCCGCCCAGCGCCGCAAGCCGGATGAGCTGGCGTCCATTGTCCAGGACCTGACCACCCTGCTGGAGAATGTGACGCAGCAACTGGAGCGCGGCCGCTATCCGGACAAGGCACACGGCCACAAGATCGCGGGCATGTTGCGGGCGGTGGCCGACCAGCTCGACGTCTGA
- a CDS encoding FecCD family ABC transporter permease: MTADRTSHRPPRAPLVRASPAPTSPGPTSPGPASPARASPARASLVRRRLGWTAAAVVALLLAVLLSLAVGSRQIAPSAVLDALLHGGSSDAADIVRSLRLPRTLVGLMVGAALAMAGTVMQGVTRNPIADPGILGISQGASVGVVLAIAFAGVHTLSGFVWFAFAGAGLASVAVYAIATSGRGGATPVKLALSGAAINALLVSVTTGVLTTKAAALDEFRFWQIGSLAGRDTGIVGQIWPFLLVGTVLVIAVARGLDALALGEDVAKGLGQNVAVVRIVAALGATILTGVGVAAAGPLAFVGLAVPHIARAIVGTDHRWVLPMAALIGPVMLLVSDVVGRVVFPPSEVPAGVMTALIGVPFLVTLVRRKAVAA, from the coding sequence ATGACCGCCGACCGGACCAGCCACCGCCCTCCCAGAGCCCCCCTGGTCCGCGCTTCCCCGGCCCCCACCTCTCCGGGCCCCACCTCTCCGGGCCCCGCCTCCCCGGCCCGCGCCTCCCCGGCCCGCGCCTCCCTGGTCCGCCGCCGCCTCGGCTGGACGGCCGCGGCCGTGGTCGCCCTGCTGCTCGCCGTCCTGCTGAGCCTCGCCGTGGGCAGCCGCCAGATCGCGCCGAGCGCGGTCCTGGACGCGCTGCTGCACGGCGGTTCGAGCGACGCCGCCGACATCGTGCGGTCCCTGCGGCTGCCGCGCACCCTCGTCGGGCTGATGGTCGGCGCGGCGCTCGCCATGGCGGGCACCGTGATGCAGGGCGTCACCCGCAACCCGATCGCCGACCCCGGCATCCTCGGCATCAGCCAGGGGGCCTCGGTGGGCGTGGTGCTCGCGATCGCCTTCGCCGGGGTGCACACGCTCAGCGGCTTCGTCTGGTTCGCCTTCGCGGGCGCGGGGCTGGCGTCAGTCGCCGTCTACGCCATCGCCACCAGCGGGCGGGGCGGCGCGACCCCGGTCAAACTCGCGCTCTCCGGCGCCGCGATCAACGCCCTGCTGGTGTCCGTGACAACGGGCGTGCTGACGACGAAGGCGGCGGCCCTGGATGAGTTCCGCTTCTGGCAGATCGGCTCGCTCGCCGGGCGGGACACCGGGATCGTCGGCCAGATCTGGCCGTTCCTGCTGGTCGGCACGGTGCTGGTGATCGCGGTGGCACGCGGTCTGGACGCGCTGGCGCTCGGCGAGGACGTCGCGAAGGGGCTCGGCCAGAACGTGGCGGTCGTACGGATCGTCGCCGCCCTCGGCGCCACGATCCTGACCGGCGTCGGGGTCGCCGCCGCCGGTCCGCTCGCGTTCGTCGGCCTCGCGGTCCCCCATATCGCCCGCGCGATCGTCGGCACCGACCACCGCTGGGTGCTGCCGATGGCCGCCCTGATCGGCCCGGTGATGCTGCTGGTCTCGGATGTGGTGGGCCGGGTCGTGTTCCCGCCGAGCGAGGTCCCGGCCGGCGTGATGACCGCGCTGATCGGAGTGCCCTTCCTGGTCACGCTGGTGCGCCGGAAGGCGGTGGCCGCGTGA
- a CDS encoding 1,4-dihydroxy-6-naphthoate synthase — protein sequence MTEPLKIAYSPCPNDTFVFHAWAHGRVPGAPALDVTFADIDITNGMAERGEFDVLKVSYAVLPWVLDDYALLPCGGALGRGCGPLVLSRQSGEGQQLTGKDLAGKTVAVPSERSTAYLLFRLWAAAEVPGGVGEIKVLPFHAIMPAVRDGEVDAGLVIHEARFTYQNYGLHCLADMGEHWEQTTGLPIPLGAIIAKRSLGAERLRELADAARTSVRMAWDDPEASRAYVLDHAQEMDPAVADQHIGLYVNEFTADLGESGYAAVRGLLTRAAAEGLVPPLGPGALDAV from the coding sequence CTGACTGAGCCTTTGAAGATCGCCTACTCCCCGTGCCCCAACGACACGTTCGTCTTCCACGCCTGGGCCCACGGCCGCGTCCCCGGCGCGCCCGCGCTCGATGTCACCTTCGCGGACATCGACATCACCAACGGGATGGCCGAACGCGGTGAGTTCGACGTACTGAAGGTGTCGTACGCCGTACTGCCATGGGTGCTGGACGACTACGCGCTGCTGCCCTGCGGCGGCGCGCTCGGCCGCGGCTGCGGTCCGCTGGTGCTCTCGCGGCAGTCCGGCGAGGGGCAGCAGCTCACCGGCAAGGATCTGGCGGGGAAGACGGTCGCGGTACCGAGCGAGCGTTCGACCGCGTATCTGCTCTTCCGGCTGTGGGCCGCCGCCGAGGTGCCGGGCGGGGTCGGCGAGATCAAGGTGCTGCCGTTCCACGCGATCATGCCCGCGGTGCGGGACGGCGAGGTCGACGCGGGGCTCGTCATCCACGAGGCCCGGTTCACCTATCAGAATTACGGACTGCACTGCCTGGCTGACATGGGCGAGCACTGGGAGCAGACCACCGGTCTGCCGATCCCGCTCGGCGCGATCATCGCCAAGCGTTCACTGGGCGCCGAGCGGCTGCGGGAGCTCGCCGACGCCGCCCGGACGTCGGTACGGATGGCCTGGGACGACCCGGAGGCGTCGCGGGCGTATGTCCTGGACCACGCCCAGGAGATGGACCCGGCCGTGGCCGATCAGCACATCGGGCTGTACGTCAACGAGTTCACCGCCGACCTCGGCGAGAGCGGCTACGCCGCGGTGCGCGGGCTGCTGACCCGCGCGGCGGCCGAGGGGCTGGTACCGCCACTCGGTCCCGGGGCGCTGGACGCGGTCTGA
- a CDS encoding ABC transporter ATP-binding protein has translation MTASASTTGTGPGAGPKEAGPTGAGPKEAGPTEAAYPNPPNPPNPPNRLTARELTLAYEDRTVVDRLDLEIPDGEVTVIVGPNACGKSTLLRALGRLLRPRGGAVLLDGTDLARIPTKKIAQSVGLLPQTPVAPEAITVADLVSRGRQPHQRWWQQWSEEDERAVTDAMERTDVTALADRPVDELSGGQRQRVWIAMALAQETDLLLLDEPTTYLDISHQVEVLDLVRQLNHERGRTVVAVLHDLNQAARYADHLIAMKGGSIVARGRPAGIVTAELVHEVFGLDSVVVPDPVTGSPLVVPGTPWQAQRG, from the coding sequence ATGACCGCTTCGGCGTCCACAACGGGAACGGGCCCGGGGGCCGGTCCGAAAGAGGCCGGTCCGACGGGGGCCGGTCCGAAAGAGGCCGGTCCGACGGAGGCCGCTTACCCAAACCCGCCAAACCCGCCGAACCCGCCGAACCGGCTCACCGCACGCGAGCTGACCCTCGCCTACGAGGACCGCACCGTCGTGGACAGGCTGGACCTGGAGATACCCGACGGCGAGGTCACGGTCATCGTCGGCCCCAACGCCTGCGGCAAGTCCACCCTGCTGCGCGCCCTCGGGCGACTGCTTCGGCCACGCGGCGGCGCCGTGCTCCTCGACGGCACGGATCTCGCGCGCATCCCGACGAAGAAGATCGCCCAGTCCGTGGGGCTGCTCCCGCAGACCCCGGTCGCACCCGAGGCGATCACCGTCGCCGACCTCGTCTCCCGTGGCCGCCAGCCGCATCAGCGGTGGTGGCAGCAGTGGTCGGAGGAGGACGAACGGGCCGTCACGGACGCCATGGAGCGCACGGACGTGACGGCGCTCGCCGACCGCCCGGTGGACGAGTTGTCGGGAGGGCAGCGGCAGCGCGTATGGATCGCGATGGCGCTCGCGCAGGAGACCGATCTGCTGCTGCTGGACGAGCCGACGACGTACCTGGACATCTCCCACCAGGTGGAGGTGCTGGACCTGGTGCGCCAGCTCAACCACGAACGCGGCCGTACGGTCGTCGCCGTCCTCCACGACCTCAACCAGGCCGCCCGCTACGCCGACCACCTGATCGCGATGAAGGGCGGCAGCATCGTGGCACGCGGCCGCCCGGCGGGCATCGTCACGGCGGAGTTGGTGCACGAGGTCTTCGGCCTCGACTCGGTGGTCGTCCCGGACCCGGTTACCGGCAGCCCCCTGGTCGTCCCGGGCACGCCTTGGCAGGCCCAGCGGGGCTGA
- a CDS encoding HAD family hydrolase → MAGMSSHSALTVGFDLDMTLIDSRPGIKAAYEALSARTGTYIDTDLAITRLGPPLEQELVQWFPDERVEEMGELYRELYPEYAIAPTPAMKGAREAIEAVRRAGGRAIVVTAKHEPNAKLHLSHLDIEADAVIGWLWAEAKAEALREYGATVYVGDHTGDVRGARTAGALSVAVATGPCAMDELLTAGADVVLDDLTAFPAWLSGYIGDRTAG, encoded by the coding sequence ATGGCGGGCATGTCTTCGCACTCCGCTCTCACCGTCGGCTTCGACCTCGACATGACCCTCATCGACTCCCGGCCGGGCATCAAGGCGGCGTACGAGGCGCTCTCGGCCCGGACCGGCACCTACATCGACACCGACCTCGCCATCACCCGGCTCGGCCCGCCGCTGGAGCAGGAACTGGTGCAGTGGTTCCCCGATGAGCGCGTCGAGGAGATGGGCGAGCTCTACCGCGAGCTCTACCCGGAGTACGCGATCGCGCCCACCCCGGCCATGAAGGGGGCGCGGGAGGCGATCGAGGCCGTGCGGCGGGCGGGCGGCCGGGCCATCGTCGTCACCGCGAAGCACGAGCCCAACGCCAAGCTGCACCTGAGCCACCTGGACATCGAGGCGGACGCGGTGATCGGCTGGCTGTGGGCCGAGGCCAAGGCGGAGGCGCTGCGGGAGTACGGGGCGACGGTGTACGTCGGGGACCATACGGGTGACGTACGGGGCGCCCGTACGGCCGGTGCGCTGTCCGTGGCGGTCGCCACCGGGCCCTGCGCGATGGACGAGCTGCTCACGGCCGGCGCGGATGTCGTGCTGGACGATCTGACGGCGTTCCCGGCCTGGCTGTCGGGCTACATAGGCGACCGCACGGCGGGCTGA
- a CDS encoding helicase C-terminal domain-containing protein encodes MRTRPDDALAALLRARPDLLSPVPNDLTQLATRAGTRASVVRAVERLDRFAQQTAEALAVAPGPCPYETLRDLLTGDEGAEGDEDAEGAEEAGASGYPRGAQELRGPGGAGNAGGAGNAGGATDARGSEDARSAGDARGSEDARTAGATQPPGDGSPAGPTSGVGAPLRAEERAAIVAELPRAVATLREQALIWGGDDRLRLVRTARELLAPSSTSPSPTGLGPTVQEATSGMSPGRLQELLAAAGQSPTHDPVTAAAALAELFRDRARMSALLDGAPAGAAAVLAKLTWGPPYGEASVASPTPPVGWLLDHGLLLPSGPRNVVLPREVALHLRHGRAHRAPEPFAPPLSPTAEHDPQVVDNTAAGQTFTALATVEELLGQWETAGPTVLRAGGLSVRDLKRTAVALDVSEPVAAFWIELAYAAGLVASDGETNERYAPTPAYDDWLRLPTEERWARLAAAWLPATRTSGLVGGRDSRGRTLAALGPELDRSPAPEVRRRVLELLATLPHGAAAAPDVLLARLRWERPTGHRGAPAPTAATPGAATPGATTPGAAAPSGSAPGATSYAATWSSAAVPGAASTAASPTAASPTGEDLRSRLARWAVTEAEMLGVTGRGALSAHGRALLERHPDEPTAAESELASAQAARLLAPLLPDPLDHVLLQADLTAVAPGPLERPLAETLGILADVESKGGATVYRFTPESVRRALDAGRTADDVHTFLTAHSRTPVPQPLAYLVDDVARKHGRLRIGAASAYLRCDDDTLLAEILADRRSAGLRLRRLAPTVLAAQAPPDTLLEGLRAMGYAPAAESAEGDVLVSRAEAQRTPPRKPPAPVPEGPPVPDATLLGAAVRAIRAGDLAATAPHKPTAAAGARPETASGPETASGSRPGAGSGAGVGAGSGAGVGAGSGAGAGSRVGAGSGVGAGSGTAARGDRLPRTTSADTLATMQAAALTGSNVWIGYVNANGAATQRVIAPVRVEGGFVTAYDHTADEVRTYPLHRITGAAELAEDAT; translated from the coding sequence CTGCGCACCCGGCCCGACGACGCCCTCGCCGCCCTGCTGCGCGCCCGCCCCGATCTGCTCTCCCCGGTCCCGAACGACCTCACCCAGCTCGCCACCCGCGCGGGCACCCGCGCCTCGGTGGTACGAGCCGTGGAGCGTCTCGACCGATTCGCGCAACAGACCGCCGAGGCCCTGGCCGTCGCCCCCGGCCCCTGCCCGTACGAGACCCTGCGGGACCTGCTGACGGGCGACGAGGGCGCTGAGGGCGACGAGGACGCTGAGGGCGCTGAGGAGGCCGGGGCTAGCGGGTACCCCCGGGGCGCGCAGGAACTCCGGGGTCCCGGGGGTGCCGGGAACGCCGGAGGTGCCGGGAACGCCGGAGGTGCCACGGACGCCCGGGGTTCCGAGGACGCCCGTAGCGCCGGGGACGCCCGAGGTTCCGAGGACGCCCGGACAGCCGGGGCCACCCAGCCCCCAGGGGATGGCTCGCCCGCCGGGCCCACCTCGGGCGTCGGCGCCCCCCTGCGCGCCGAGGAACGTGCCGCGATCGTCGCCGAGTTGCCGCGGGCCGTGGCCACGCTGCGCGAGCAGGCCCTGATCTGGGGTGGGGACGATCGGCTGCGGCTCGTCCGGACCGCTCGGGAGCTGCTCGCGCCCTCGTCCACCTCTCCCTCCCCCACCGGGCTCGGCCCGACCGTGCAGGAGGCCACGTCCGGGATGTCGCCGGGGCGGCTTCAGGAGCTGCTGGCGGCGGCCGGGCAGTCGCCCACGCACGATCCCGTCACGGCGGCGGCGGCCCTGGCCGAGTTGTTCCGGGACCGCGCCCGGATGTCGGCGCTGCTCGACGGGGCGCCGGCGGGCGCGGCGGCCGTGCTGGCCAAGCTGACCTGGGGGCCGCCGTACGGGGAGGCATCCGTCGCCTCGCCCACTCCGCCCGTCGGCTGGCTGCTGGACCACGGCCTGCTGCTGCCGTCCGGCCCGCGCAATGTCGTACTGCCCCGCGAGGTCGCCCTGCATCTGCGCCACGGCCGGGCACACCGCGCCCCCGAGCCGTTCGCCCCGCCGCTCTCGCCCACCGCCGAACACGATCCACAGGTTGTGGACAACACCGCGGCGGGCCAGACCTTCACCGCTCTGGCCACCGTCGAGGAGCTGCTGGGGCAGTGGGAGACCGCCGGGCCGACCGTCCTGCGCGCGGGCGGGCTGAGCGTCCGCGACCTCAAGCGGACCGCCGTGGCGCTCGACGTGTCCGAACCGGTGGCCGCCTTCTGGATCGAGCTGGCGTACGCGGCCGGGCTGGTGGCCTCCGACGGCGAGACCAACGAGCGCTACGCCCCCACCCCCGCCTACGACGACTGGCTGCGGCTGCCCACCGAGGAGCGCTGGGCGCGGCTCGCCGCCGCCTGGCTGCCCGCGACCCGTACGTCGGGCCTGGTCGGCGGCCGGGACAGCAGGGGCCGTACCCTCGCCGCGCTCGGCCCGGAACTGGACCGCTCCCCGGCCCCCGAGGTCCGCCGCCGGGTCCTCGAACTCCTGGCCACCCTCCCGCACGGTGCCGCGGCCGCCCCCGACGTCCTGCTGGCCCGGCTGCGGTGGGAGCGGCCGACCGGCCACCGCGGGGCCCCGGCCCCCACCGCGGCCACCCCAGGCGCTGCCACCCCAGGCGCGACCACCCCAGGCGCTGCCGCCCCTTCCGGGTCCGCCCCGGGGGCCACCTCGTACGCCGCCACCTGGTCTTCCGCGGCCGTCCCCGGGGCCGCGTCCACCGCCGCCTCGCCCACCGCCGCCTCGCCCACCGGCGAGGACCTGCGCTCGCGGCTGGCCCGCTGGGCCGTCACCGAGGCCGAAATGCTCGGGGTCACCGGCCGGGGCGCGCTCTCCGCCCACGGCCGCGCCCTGCTGGAACGCCACCCGGACGAGCCGACGGCCGCCGAGAGCGAACTCGCGTCGGCGCAGGCCGCCCGGCTGCTCGCGCCGCTGCTCCCCGACCCCCTCGACCACGTCCTGCTCCAGGCCGACCTGACCGCCGTCGCGCCCGGCCCGCTGGAACGGCCGCTCGCCGAGACGCTGGGCATCCTCGCCGACGTCGAGTCCAAGGGCGGCGCGACCGTCTACCGCTTCACGCCCGAGTCCGTACGCCGCGCACTCGACGCCGGGCGGACCGCCGACGATGTGCACACCTTCCTCACCGCGCACTCCCGCACCCCCGTGCCCCAGCCGCTCGCCTACCTCGTGGACGACGTGGCCCGTAAGCACGGCCGACTGCGCATCGGCGCCGCCTCCGCGTATCTGCGCTGCGACGACGACACGCTGCTCGCCGAAATCCTCGCCGACCGCCGTTCGGCCGGGCTGCGGCTGCGCCGCCTCGCCCCCACCGTGCTGGCCGCCCAGGCGCCGCCGGACACGCTGCTGGAGGGGCTGCGGGCCATGGGGTACGCCCCGGCCGCCGAGTCCGCCGAGGGCGATGTGCTGGTCAGCCGGGCCGAAGCCCAGCGCACCCCGCCCCGTAAGCCGCCCGCCCCGGTCCCCGAGGGCCCGCCGGTGCCCGACGCCACCCTGCTGGGCGCGGCGGTGCGCGCCATCCGCGCCGGGGACCTCGCCGCGACCGCGCCCCACAAACCGACCGCCGCGGCCGGGGCAAGGCCGGAGACCGCTTCCGGCCCGGAGACCGCTTCCGGCTCACGGCCCGGGGCCGGATCCGGGGCCGGGGTGGGGGCCGGATCCGGGGCCGGGGTGGGGGCCGGATCCGGGGCCGGGGCCGGTTCCAGGGTCGGGGCCGGTTCCGGGGTCGGGGCCGGTTCCGGGACCGCCGCCAGGGGTGACCGGCTGCCCCGCACCACCTCCGCCGACACCCTCGCCACCATGCAGGCCGCGGCCCTGACCGGCTCCAACGTCTGGATCGGCTACGTCAACGCGAACGGCGCGGCCACCCAGCGCGTGATCGCCCCGGTCCGGGTCGAAGGCGGTTTCGTCACGGCGTACGACCACACGGCCGACGAGGTCCGTACGTACCCCCTGCACCGCATCACGGGCGCCGCCGAGCTGGCCGAGGACGCCACATAG
- a CDS encoding VanZ family protein, whose amino-acid sequence MTAKKESAKSSTAKARTEKGRTEKGRTEKGRTGTGQPAKGRATKGQSAKTPTAKSRSTQVQPTQAQPTQAQPTKAQPTKAQPTKAQPTQAQPSKGRTVEPGEPQGAPEKALLQRTSFGARLARAMVLLLAFVCMVGFAAALAKATLVPSPGSVDLVHTNLHPGRSLRAYVDQPAFQDTVKQIGGNVLLGAPFGVLLPMLVPKARGAVRVVVVTALVMVAVETVQGLIVEGRAFDIDDVILNTSGALIGYVVAGRWLGHALHPRRRHWWHRWTRRGTEAPPAA is encoded by the coding sequence GTGACCGCGAAGAAGGAGAGCGCGAAGTCGTCGACGGCGAAGGCCCGGACTGAGAAGGGCCGGACTGAGAAGGGCCGGACTGAGAAGGGCCGGACTGGGACGGGCCAGCCGGCGAAGGGCCGGGCCACGAAGGGCCAGTCGGCGAAGACGCCGACCGCGAAGAGCCGGTCCACGCAGGTCCAGCCCACTCAGGCCCAGCCCACTCAGGCCCAGCCCACCAAGGCCCAGCCCACCAAGGCCCAGCCCACCAAGGCCCAGCCCACTCAGGCCCAGCCCAGCAAGGGCCGGACCGTCGAGCCCGGCGAGCCCCAGGGCGCCCCGGAGAAGGCTCTGCTGCAGCGCACCTCGTTCGGCGCGCGCCTCGCACGGGCGATGGTGCTGCTCCTGGCGTTCGTCTGCATGGTCGGCTTCGCGGCGGCGCTCGCCAAGGCGACGCTCGTGCCCTCGCCCGGCTCCGTCGACCTCGTCCACACCAATCTGCATCCGGGACGCTCGCTGCGCGCCTACGTCGACCAGCCCGCCTTCCAGGACACGGTGAAGCAGATCGGCGGCAATGTGCTGCTCGGCGCGCCCTTCGGGGTGCTGCTGCCGATGCTGGTGCCGAAGGCGCGGGGCGCGGTGCGGGTGGTCGTGGTGACGGCCTTGGTGATGGTGGCCGTCGAAACCGTTCAGGGCCTCATCGTCGAGGGCCGGGCCTTCGACATCGACGACGTCATCCTCAACACTTCGGGCGCGCTGATCGGCTATGTCGTGGCCGGTCGCTGGCTCGGCCACGCCCTGCACCCGCGCCGCCGCCACTGGTGGCACCGGTGGACCCGGCGAGGGACCGAGGCACCGCCCGCGGCGTGA
- a CDS encoding DNA repair helicase XPB, which translates to MNGPLIVQSDKTLLLEVDHEQAGACRRAIAPFAELERAPEHIHTYRVTPLGLWNARAAGHDAEQVVDALVAYSRYPVPHALLVDVAETMARYGRLRLLKHPTHGLVLETSDRPILEEILRSKKIQPLVGARIDPETVVVHPSERGQIKQTLLKLGWPAEDLAGYVDGEAHPIELCEDGWALRPYQTQAVEGFWHGGSGVVVLPCGAGKTLVGAGAMATAKSTTLILVTNTVSARQWKHELVRRTSLTEEEIGEYSGTRKQIRPITIATYQVLTTKRKGIYPHLELFDSRDWGLIVYDEVHLLPAPVFKFTADLQARRRLGLTATLVREDGRESDVFSLIGPKRFDAPWKEIEAQGYIAPADCVEVRVNLTETERLAYATAETDEKYRYCATTDSKRRITEALVARHKGQQTLVIGQYIDQLDELGEHLDAPVIKGETTNAQREKLFDAFRQGELSVLVVSKVANFSIDLPEATVAIQVSGTFGSRQEEAQRLGRVLRPKADGHPAVFYSVVARDTIDQDFAAHRQRFLAEQGYAYRIVDASELLADEDV; encoded by the coding sequence GTGAATGGACCCCTCATCGTCCAAAGCGACAAGACGCTCCTGCTCGAAGTGGATCACGAGCAGGCGGGCGCCTGCCGCCGCGCCATCGCGCCCTTCGCCGAGCTGGAGCGAGCGCCCGAGCACATCCACACCTACCGGGTGACCCCGCTCGGGCTGTGGAACGCCCGCGCCGCCGGGCACGACGCCGAGCAGGTCGTGGACGCCCTCGTCGCGTACTCTCGCTACCCCGTCCCGCACGCCCTCCTCGTGGACGTCGCGGAGACCATGGCCCGCTACGGGCGGCTGCGGCTGCTCAAGCACCCCACCCACGGGCTGGTCCTGGAGACCAGCGACCGCCCGATCCTCGAGGAGATCCTGCGGTCGAAGAAGATCCAGCCGCTGGTCGGGGCCCGGATCGACCCGGAGACCGTCGTCGTCCACCCCTCCGAGCGCGGCCAGATCAAGCAGACGCTGCTGAAGCTGGGCTGGCCCGCCGAGGATCTGGCCGGCTATGTGGACGGCGAGGCGCACCCCATCGAGCTGTGTGAGGACGGCTGGGCGCTGCGGCCGTATCAGACGCAGGCCGTGGAGGGCTTCTGGCACGGTGGCTCGGGCGTCGTCGTGCTGCCCTGCGGCGCCGGAAAGACGCTGGTCGGCGCGGGTGCGATGGCCACCGCCAAGTCGACCACGCTGATCCTGGTCACCAACACCGTCTCCGCCCGCCAGTGGAAGCACGAGCTGGTGCGCCGCACCTCGCTCACCGAGGAGGAGATCGGTGAGTACAGCGGTACGCGGAAGCAGATCCGCCCGATCACCATCGCCACGTACCAGGTGCTCACCACCAAGCGGAAGGGCATCTACCCGCACCTCGAGCTGTTCGACTCCCGCGACTGGGGCCTGATCGTCTACGACGAGGTGCATCTGCTCCCGGCGCCCGTCTTCAAGTTCACCGCCGATCTCCAGGCGCGGCGGCGGCTCGGGCTCACGGCGACGCTCGTCCGGGAGGACGGCCGGGAGTCCGATGTCTTCTCCCTCATCGGGCCGAAGCGCTTCGACGCCCCCTGGAAGGAGATCGAGGCGCAGGGCTACATCGCGCCCGCCGACTGTGTCGAGGTCCGGGTCAACCTGACCGAGACCGAGCGGCTGGCGTACGCGACCGCCGAGACCGACGAGAAGTACCGCTACTGCGCCACGACCGACTCCAAGCGGCGGATCACCGAGGCGCTGGTCGCCCGGCACAAGGGGCAGCAGACGCTGGTCATCGGGCAGTACATCGACCAGCTCGACGAGTTGGGCGAGCACCTGGACGCGCCCGTCATCAAGGGCGAGACCACCAACGCCCAGCGGGAGAAGCTCTTCGACGCCTTCCGGCAGGGCGAGCTGTCGGTACTCGTCGTCTCGAAGGTCGCCAACTTCTCCATCGACCTCCCCGAGGCCACGGTCGCCATCCAGGTCTCCGGCACCTTCGGCTCCCGTCAGGAGGAGGCCCAGCGGCTCGGCCGGGTGCTGCGCCCGAAGGCCGACGGCCACCCGGCGGTCTTCTACTCGGTGGTCGCGCGCGACACGATCGACCAGGACTTCGCGGCACACCGCCAGCGGTTCCTGGCCGAGCAGGGGTACGCGTACCGGATCGTGGACGCGAGCGAGCTGCTCGCGGACGAGGACGTCTGA